Proteins from a single region of Terriglobales bacterium:
- a CDS encoding ABC transporter substrate-binding protein, with the protein MKASGHRVIGSSGEVNVSRFPIVIVLVAVGLLCSCSKKTQPTSELHVTIKTDPKTLNPLMAEEDASDRIRYLTGGVLIRVNRKEQENQGELAESWNVDEGGRRITFNLRPGVKFSDGSDFSADDVVATVKAALDPSLHSPKGDPLRAGGKADVRALDRNSVVIKFEHPIAGIERLFDEIAISPAHMAGKADSSVVLGPFSVAEQRAGEYVLLKRNPYYWKKDSAGHQLPYLDAIRMYVLSNRDTELIRFRQGDIHLIDALPPDLYEQLHSEDPGAARDLGPSVESEQFWFNEVAKAPLPPYKKAWFRSRNFRRAISTAINRADLARVAFRGHATPSVGLVSPANKFWFDRNLKSIPYDTGAALDLLKQDGFTKTGATLKDRNGNPVTFSLITNAGNKPRERMGSLIQQDLQQIGITVNFVPLDFPSIAERIMKTYDYDACMLGLTNVDLDPNGQVNVWMSSADLHQWNPAQKTPETLWEEQIDKYLRAQASTLDRKQRKADFDKVQEIAADEDPMLYLVDKNALVAVSPKVKNADPVVLTPQTYWNAEYLSLEK; encoded by the coding sequence ATGAAAGCATCGGGTCATCGCGTGATCGGGTCATCGGGTGAAGTCAATGTGTCGAGATTTCCGATCGTTATCGTTCTGGTAGCAGTTGGGCTACTTTGCTCTTGTAGCAAGAAGACGCAACCTACTAGCGAGCTTCACGTCACCATTAAGACTGATCCCAAAACCCTGAACCCGCTCATGGCAGAGGAGGATGCTTCCGACCGCATTCGCTACTTGACGGGCGGAGTGTTGATCCGCGTGAATCGGAAAGAGCAGGAGAATCAGGGCGAGTTGGCCGAGAGCTGGAACGTCGATGAGGGTGGCCGACGCATCACATTCAATTTGCGTCCTGGAGTGAAGTTTTCTGACGGCAGCGATTTTTCTGCCGATGACGTCGTCGCGACCGTCAAAGCTGCGCTCGACCCGAGCCTGCATTCTCCCAAGGGAGACCCTCTGCGCGCGGGCGGGAAAGCTGACGTGCGCGCGCTCGATCGCAATAGCGTCGTTATCAAATTTGAGCACCCAATCGCAGGTATCGAACGGCTTTTTGACGAAATCGCAATTTCTCCTGCACATATGGCAGGCAAGGCGGATTCGAGTGTCGTTTTGGGACCTTTCAGCGTGGCGGAACAGCGAGCAGGTGAGTATGTTCTGCTGAAGCGCAATCCATACTACTGGAAGAAGGACAGCGCCGGTCATCAGCTTCCATATCTGGATGCGATCCGCATGTATGTGTTGTCCAATCGCGACACCGAGCTAATCCGCTTCCGTCAGGGCGACATCCATCTCATCGATGCTCTCCCGCCCGATTTATACGAGCAGCTTCATAGCGAGGATCCAGGAGCGGCGCGCGATCTTGGGCCATCGGTAGAATCAGAACAATTCTGGTTCAACGAAGTTGCCAAAGCTCCGCTTCCGCCCTACAAGAAAGCATGGTTCCGCTCGCGCAACTTTCGGCGCGCGATTTCCACTGCGATTAACCGTGCCGATCTCGCACGCGTGGCTTTCCGCGGACACGCGACGCCTTCGGTTGGTTTGGTGAGCCCGGCGAACAAGTTCTGGTTCGACAGGAATCTCAAGTCGATTCCCTACGACACGGGTGCGGCATTAGATCTGCTCAAGCAGGATGGCTTTACGAAAACGGGAGCTACGCTGAAGGATCGAAATGGGAATCCCGTGACCTTCTCGCTCATCACGAACGCAGGCAACAAGCCGCGGGAGCGCATGGGGAGTCTCATTCAGCAGGACCTGCAGCAGATTGGGATTACCGTCAATTTCGTTCCGCTCGACTTTCCTTCGATTGCGGAACGGATCATGAAGACGTATGACTACGATGCCTGCATGCTGGGACTTACAAACGTCGATCTCGATCCGAATGGACAGGTCAACGTGTGGATGAGTTCCGCTGATTTACACCAGTGGAATCCTGCGCAAAAGACACCTGAAACTCTGTGGGAGGAGCAGATCGATAAATACCTTCGCGCACAGGCGTCAACGCTGGATCGCAAGCAGCGAAAAGCGGATTTCGATAAAGTTCAGGAGATCGCTGCAGACGAAGATCCTATGCTGTATCTCGTCGATAAAAACGCACTGGTGGCGGTTTCACCGAAGGTAAAGAACGCCGACCCGGTTGTGCTCACGCCACAGACTTACTGGAACGCGGAATATTTGTCGCTGGAGAAGTAG
- a CDS encoding ABC transporter ATP-binding protein, whose protein sequence is MPNRNTIEEAIAPSESLYSTSAPLLSLAISADYPGKPGVLRDLRLEMQPGEILGLVGESGSGKSTLALSILRLLELKGGKSTGSVRLNGRELMTLSQAAMRNVRGRDIGLVLQSPMSSLNPALKIETQMYETWAAHKPGTRRECTPRFLELLRTLNLDVDAKFLQRKPAQLSVGQAQRVMIAMAIMHHPSLLIADECTSALDLITQKEVLNIFRKLSQDIGTGILFISHDLLTVSALCQRVAILYKGELAEIGSTKEILRCPRHAYTQELIKALPIPEQVR, encoded by the coding sequence ATGCCGAACCGCAACACAATTGAGGAAGCAATCGCGCCGTCGGAAAGCTTGTATTCCACGAGTGCTCCACTGCTTTCGCTCGCGATCTCGGCCGACTATCCTGGCAAGCCTGGCGTGCTCCGCGACCTCCGGCTCGAGATGCAGCCGGGCGAAATTCTCGGATTAGTTGGAGAGAGCGGCTCAGGGAAGAGCACTCTGGCGTTGAGCATTCTTCGCCTGCTGGAGTTAAAAGGTGGGAAGAGCACTGGGAGCGTGCGCCTGAATGGACGCGAACTCATGACTCTGTCCCAGGCCGCAATGCGCAACGTGCGCGGCCGGGACATTGGTTTGGTGCTGCAAAGTCCGATGTCGTCGCTGAATCCGGCATTGAAGATTGAAACGCAGATGTATGAAACCTGGGCTGCCCACAAGCCGGGCACTCGCAGGGAATGCACGCCGCGTTTTCTCGAATTGCTTCGCACTCTCAATTTGGATGTCGACGCCAAGTTTCTCCAAAGAAAACCAGCGCAGCTTAGTGTTGGACAGGCACAGCGCGTGATGATCGCAATGGCGATAATGCATCACCCGTCGCTGCTGATTGCCGACGAGTGCACCAGCGCGCTGGATTTGATTACACAGAAGGAAGTGCTGAACATCTTTCGCAAACTCAGCCAGGATATCGGAACAGGCATTCTGTTCATCTCGCACGACCTATTAACGGTCTCAGCTCTCTGCCAGCGTGTGGCCATTCTCTATAAAGGTGAATTGGCTGAAATCGGATCGACCAAAGAGATTCTTCGTTGCCCCAGGCATGCGTACACGCAGGAACTCATCAAAGCTCTTCCCATTCCGGAACAGGTACGCTGA
- a CDS encoding response regulator, translated as MQSIKTRVLFVDDEAGIRLTLPAILEHEGFVVSVAASVPEALEIMNHQTFDVLLTDLNIGAPADGFILVSAMRKIQPATATFILTGYPDFQTALEAIRKQVDDYFVKPADIPTLVSTLKDKIHRPRELCQTPCKRLSTVIRENSNAIIEHWLREVGEDERLKSIPISKAARIDHFPDLLADLANVLATGDVQVSQTSLTTAAVHGVDRAQQGYTIPQLIAETRLLHRVIATCLQKNLLSMDLSALIPDALKVGEYLQALLEESIRTFQGTDSVIKPAPRAASTGAKAESRAKAG; from the coding sequence TTGCAATCCATAAAAACGCGCGTTTTATTCGTTGATGATGAAGCCGGAATCCGATTAACGCTTCCCGCTATCCTGGAGCATGAGGGCTTCGTCGTCTCCGTTGCCGCGTCGGTGCCGGAAGCGCTTGAGATCATGAATCATCAGACATTCGATGTGCTCCTTACCGATCTCAACATTGGAGCGCCCGCCGACGGATTCATTCTGGTAAGCGCGATGCGCAAGATTCAGCCAGCCACTGCGACTTTCATCCTGACCGGATATCCCGACTTTCAAACCGCGCTCGAAGCTATTCGCAAACAGGTCGATGACTACTTCGTTAAGCCCGCAGACATTCCGACCTTAGTCTCGACTCTGAAAGACAAGATCCATCGACCTCGCGAACTCTGCCAAACGCCGTGCAAGCGCTTGTCCACGGTAATTCGGGAAAATTCAAACGCAATCATCGAGCACTGGTTGCGAGAAGTCGGCGAGGATGAACGGCTTAAGTCGATTCCCATCAGCAAGGCCGCTCGTATCGATCACTTTCCCGATCTACTCGCTGATCTTGCAAACGTGCTCGCCACGGGCGACGTCCAGGTGTCACAAACGTCCTTGACTACGGCGGCTGTGCATGGCGTAGACCGTGCCCAGCAGGGCTACACCATCCCGCAGCTCATTGCAGAAACGCGTCTGCTTCACCGCGTAATCGCTACCTGCCTTCAGAAGAACCTGCTGAGCATGGATTTGAGCGCTCTCATTCCGGACGCGCTGAAAGTTGGCGAGTACTTGCAGGCTCTACTGGAAGAATCTATTCGCACGTTTCAAGGGACAGACTCGGTCATTAAACCTGCCCCACGGGCCGCGAGCACCGGTGCGAAAGCAGAGAGCAGAGCCAAGGCGGGTTAG
- a CDS encoding mechanosensitive ion channel family protein, which translates to MHFITSEILAEPIWGRVVSGWHDDLANWLRSKLPPIVVILIVAVILTRLLGLITRKLQQFSTREELPSRIRAQQLRTLAAVIHSVGIFIIYFLALLQILEKLDVNVGPFLASAGIAGLAIGFGAQTLVHDVINGFFIILENIYDIGDVVKIAGVQGTVEYMSLRKTVLRDDTGALHSVPNSEVKIISNMTRDWAQVALHVSVDYSESSDRVIQLLKQVGEELENDPEYGQYIVSHPEVPGIERVSGSEVDYLMVTKTRPGKQYAIRRELRRRIKACFERNKIKAGAPNRMYVMDAPPATQS; encoded by the coding sequence ATGCACTTTATAACTTCAGAAATTCTCGCGGAGCCCATCTGGGGACGGGTGGTTTCCGGCTGGCACGACGATCTCGCGAACTGGCTTCGCTCGAAGCTACCGCCAATCGTCGTCATTCTGATCGTTGCCGTGATCCTGACCCGACTGCTTGGGTTGATAACAAGAAAACTTCAGCAATTCAGCACACGCGAAGAGCTTCCCAGCCGCATTCGAGCTCAGCAATTGCGGACGCTCGCCGCGGTTATCCATAGCGTCGGCATTTTCATCATTTATTTTCTTGCGCTGCTCCAGATTCTCGAGAAGCTCGATGTCAACGTAGGACCTTTTCTAGCCAGCGCTGGGATCGCGGGTTTGGCGATTGGATTTGGGGCGCAGACCCTTGTCCACGACGTAATCAACGGGTTCTTCATAATCCTGGAGAACATCTACGACATCGGCGACGTGGTGAAAATCGCCGGTGTACAAGGCACGGTTGAGTACATGTCGCTGCGTAAGACCGTTCTGCGCGATGACACCGGCGCGCTGCATTCGGTCCCAAACAGTGAGGTGAAGATCATCTCGAACATGACGCGCGATTGGGCGCAGGTCGCGCTGCATGTCTCCGTCGATTACAGTGAAAGTTCGGATCGCGTGATTCAGTTGCTGAAGCAAGTTGGCGAGGAATTGGAGAACGATCCTGAATACGGGCAGTACATCGTCTCGCATCCGGAAGTTCCGGGCATTGAGCGCGTGAGTGGATCAGAAGTTGATTACCTGATGGTCACGAAAACGCGTCCGGGCAAGCAGTATGCGATCCGCCGCGAGCTGCGCCGGCGGATCAAAGCATGTTTTGAACGCAACAAGATCAAAGCTGGAGCTCCGAATCGCATGTACGTCATGGATGCTCCTCCGGCCACGCAAAGCTGA
- a CDS encoding SDR family oxidoreductase, with amino-acid sequence MDTGLKNKVVLLTGSSEGIARAAAERFAAEGARLAMCSRSEAKLRKAVDDIRARHNSEILAETMDVTNFNAVQQFVKKVAEKFGSIDVCLANSGGPPAKNFLSIELEEWRRNTDLIFLSVVNLAKAIIPYMQKAGGGRFIAVTSTSVKGSIPDLVLSNAIRPAVVGLLKSLSIEFGKYNITFNNVAPGYTATERLNELAGTRALAANVSIGEIHQKWSEEIPLRRLARPEEVADAIVWLASDRASYVTGQTILVDGGRYPGVA; translated from the coding sequence ATGGACACAGGACTCAAGAATAAAGTCGTACTGCTTACGGGATCGAGCGAAGGCATCGCCCGCGCTGCTGCAGAACGCTTTGCTGCGGAGGGCGCGCGTCTCGCGATGTGCTCGCGCAGTGAGGCGAAGTTGCGCAAAGCCGTGGACGATATCCGCGCGCGCCACAATTCGGAAATTCTCGCGGAAACGATGGACGTCACGAACTTCAATGCAGTCCAGCAATTCGTCAAGAAGGTGGCGGAAAAGTTCGGCAGTATCGATGTGTGTCTTGCGAACTCCGGAGGGCCTCCAGCTAAGAACTTTCTTTCCATTGAACTCGAGGAGTGGCGGCGAAATACCGACCTGATCTTTCTTAGCGTCGTAAATTTAGCCAAAGCGATCATTCCTTACATGCAGAAGGCGGGCGGCGGCCGTTTCATTGCGGTTACGTCCACCTCAGTGAAAGGTTCGATTCCCGATTTGGTCTTGTCGAACGCGATCCGTCCGGCTGTTGTCGGACTGCTGAAGAGCCTTTCTATTGAATTTGGTAAGTACAACATCACCTTCAACAACGTTGCTCCCGGATATACAGCAACGGAACGTCTGAACGAGTTAGCCGGAACCAGAGCTCTGGCAGCGAACGTCAGCATCGGTGAAATCCATCAGAAGTGGTCGGAAGAGATTCCACTGCGCCGACTGGCTCGACCGGAGGAAGTTGCGGATGCGATCGTCTGGCTCGCAAGCGATCGGGCATCGTACGTGACCGGGCAGACGATTCTGGTGGATGGGGGAAGGTATCCGGGAGTGGCGTGA
- the hutH gene encoding histidine ammonia-lyase translates to MTALHIDGEHLTLADLRAVVSDRRPVLLAPDAREKVAASRRVIDDLVRDNRVAYAVTTGVGKLSDVRIAPEQIRELQINLLRSHAVGVGAPLSEPVVRAMILLRANSLAKGFSGVRPIVIDTLCAMLNRGVHPIVPSQGSVGASGDLAPLAHLALVLAGEGEAVFERHRLPGAEAMTAAQVKPIALEAKEAISLINGTQAMLAIGTLSLIAAEILVDSADVLGSLTLDALRGTTVAMDERIQRARPHAGQLASARNVRRLLEGSEIRQSHIDCKRVQDAYSLRCIPQVHGAVRDTLTFCRGVFEIEMNAAVDNPLVFAAPRDHREPLRPSKVLAIDDRRTHETINEQSDLGQVLSGGNFHGEPIAFALDYLAIALTALAGISERRIERMVNPALNEGLPAFLAVGAGLNSGFMMPQVTAAALASENKVLAHPASVDSITTSGNKEDYVSMGMTAALKLQRVVENTTHVLAIEAAAAAQAVEFLAPLKTSPRLQKVHAAIRETSARVEHDRVLAGDFAKLAELIRSGKLARAISE, encoded by the coding sequence TTGACCGCTCTTCACATCGACGGCGAACATCTCACGCTGGCAGACCTGCGTGCGGTCGTATCCGACCGCCGTCCTGTTTTGCTTGCTCCCGATGCCCGTGAAAAAGTCGCGGCCTCGCGTCGAGTGATCGATGATCTTGTGCGCGACAACCGAGTTGCTTATGCGGTGACGACTGGCGTCGGAAAGCTCAGCGATGTCCGCATCGCTCCCGAGCAGATTCGCGAGTTGCAGATAAATCTGCTGCGCTCTCACGCGGTTGGGGTCGGAGCTCCTCTTTCAGAGCCGGTGGTGCGAGCGATGATTTTGCTGCGCGCCAACTCGCTCGCAAAGGGTTTCTCCGGCGTACGCCCGATCGTGATCGATACCCTGTGTGCAATGCTAAATCGCGGAGTGCATCCAATCGTCCCTTCGCAGGGAAGTGTTGGCGCGAGCGGTGACCTCGCTCCCCTGGCACATCTCGCGCTCGTACTGGCCGGAGAAGGCGAGGCTGTCTTTGAACGACATCGCCTGCCGGGAGCCGAAGCCATGACGGCAGCGCAGGTGAAGCCAATTGCGCTGGAAGCAAAGGAAGCTATCTCGCTCATCAACGGCACGCAGGCGATGCTCGCGATCGGCACGCTCTCGTTGATTGCTGCCGAAATTTTGGTCGATAGCGCCGATGTGCTTGGCTCGCTCACGCTGGATGCCTTGCGGGGGACGACGGTCGCCATGGACGAACGCATTCAGCGCGCCCGTCCTCATGCGGGACAGCTCGCGAGTGCGCGCAACGTGCGCCGCCTGCTCGAAGGCAGCGAGATTCGTCAATCGCACATCGATTGCAAACGCGTGCAGGATGCGTACTCTTTGCGCTGTATTCCCCAGGTGCACGGCGCGGTGCGCGACACTCTGACGTTCTGCCGCGGCGTGTTCGAAATTGAGATGAACGCGGCCGTCGACAATCCACTGGTTTTCGCTGCTCCGCGGGATCATCGCGAACCGCTGCGTCCATCTAAAGTCCTGGCAATTGACGATCGTCGCACCCACGAAACAATCAACGAGCAGTCCGACTTGGGGCAGGTGCTCTCAGGCGGCAACTTCCATGGTGAGCCAATTGCCTTTGCGCTCGATTACCTGGCAATTGCCTTAACGGCGCTCGCGGGCATCTCTGAGCGGCGGATCGAGCGCATGGTGAATCCCGCGCTCAATGAAGGACTGCCGGCGTTTCTCGCGGTCGGCGCCGGTCTCAATTCCGGATTCATGATGCCGCAGGTCACCGCCGCTGCGCTGGCCAGCGAAAACAAAGTGCTGGCCCATCCCGCTTCGGTGGACTCAATCACCACCAGCGGCAACAAGGAAGACTACGTCTCGATGGGAATGACTGCCGCCCTTAAACTGCAGCGAGTCGTCGAAAACACCACGCACGTGCTGGCGATCGAAGCGGCTGCAGCCGCACAGGCAGTCGAATTTCTCGCACCGCTCAAGACGAGTCCACGACTGCAGAAAGTCCACGCCGCCATTCGGGAGACGAGTGCGAGAGTGGAGCACGATCGCGTGCTTGCCGGTGACTTCGCCAAACTCGCCGAACTGATTCGATCAGGAAAGTTGGCGCGCGCCATCTCCGAGTAG
- a CDS encoding GYD domain-containing protein — protein MPQYLMQVAYSAEGWAALVKNPQDRTQIVRQPIENMGGKIQNFWFSFGGYDIVGVVEFPDNVSAAAIAMAFAAGGACKTVQTTPLLTSAEAVEAMRRASKAGYKSAVASAA, from the coding sequence ATGCCCCAATATCTAATGCAAGTTGCCTATTCGGCCGAGGGCTGGGCGGCTCTGGTGAAGAACCCGCAGGACCGCACTCAGATCGTGCGCCAGCCAATCGAGAACATGGGAGGCAAGATCCAGAATTTCTGGTTCAGCTTCGGTGGCTACGACATAGTTGGAGTTGTGGAGTTTCCCGATAACGTGAGCGCGGCTGCCATTGCGATGGCATTTGCGGCCGGCGGAGCATGCAAGACAGTCCAGACCACGCCGCTGCTGACGAGTGCGGAAGCTGTGGAAGCCATGCGTCGGGCGAGCAAGGCTGGATACAAATCGGCGGTTGCGAGCGCCGCCTGA
- a CDS encoding PadR family transcriptional regulator has product MTDLIILSTLLAGPKHGYQLKREAGMILGQGVLHNNLVYPLLRRFMDEGWVTRRETAGERGQTRLRYAITASGRRELVAKLSAFSDQEARSSDAFRLRVALFQLLNPQVRECILERRKKHLSARLQHLEILEQNFSLNHYAAEVISHFSAETKSELKWIQRLHSAGKSQKKEARNA; this is encoded by the coding sequence ATGACTGACCTAATAATCTTGTCCACGCTGCTGGCAGGACCGAAGCATGGATATCAGCTCAAGCGCGAGGCGGGAATGATCCTGGGACAGGGCGTTCTGCATAACAACCTCGTATATCCGCTGCTGCGCCGCTTCATGGACGAAGGCTGGGTGACTCGGCGGGAGACCGCAGGAGAACGAGGCCAAACGCGGCTTCGGTATGCGATCACCGCCTCAGGAAGACGAGAGCTGGTTGCCAAGCTGAGCGCTTTCAGCGATCAGGAGGCGCGCTCATCCGACGCTTTTCGATTACGCGTTGCTCTCTTTCAATTGCTCAACCCGCAGGTACGCGAGTGCATTCTTGAACGAAGAAAGAAACATCTCAGCGCGCGTCTTCAACATTTGGAGATCTTGGAACAGAACTTTTCGCTAAATCACTACGCCGCAGAGGTGATATCGCACTTCTCGGCAGAAACCAAATCGGAGTTGAAGTGGATCCAACGCCTGCACTCGGCTGGGAAGTCACAGAAGAAGGAGGCACGAAATGCATAA
- a CDS encoding isoprenylcysteine carboxylmethyltransferase family protein, with protein sequence MHKLTLWQWNLCCWYVWMIVWGIAALRRKADKTVEPLTNRLAYALLLAFGFALLFSRSLPLGPLRVRFAPPTEWLQLLGLAVMYVGVALAIWARITISDNWSGRITVKVGHQLVTSGPYAFVRHPIYTGLLTCAIGTALQVGEWRGLAAIPIVAVGCTIKAKKEERYMNKEFGERYSQYRQRTGFLIPRLVASSEVDSPNRRSSQAGA encoded by the coding sequence ATGCATAAACTCACGCTCTGGCAATGGAATCTTTGTTGCTGGTATGTGTGGATGATTGTGTGGGGCATTGCCGCGCTGAGGCGCAAGGCCGACAAAACAGTAGAACCGTTAACCAATCGGTTGGCCTACGCTCTCTTGCTTGCGTTTGGTTTTGCGTTGCTGTTTTCGCGCTCGCTGCCACTGGGTCCATTGCGCGTCCGATTTGCGCCTCCGACAGAGTGGCTTCAGTTGCTCGGTCTCGCTGTCATGTATGTCGGTGTGGCGCTGGCGATTTGGGCACGCATCACGATTTCCGACAATTGGAGCGGACGAATCACCGTCAAGGTCGGACATCAACTCGTGACGTCAGGTCCGTATGCGTTCGTGCGGCATCCGATCTACACCGGGCTCCTGACGTGTGCAATCGGAACGGCGCTGCAAGTCGGTGAATGGCGCGGCTTAGCGGCGATCCCGATCGTTGCGGTTGGATGCACCATCAAGGCAAAGAAAGAAGAGCGGTACATGAACAAAGAATTTGGCGAGCGCTACAGCCAATATCGCCAGAGAACAGGATTTCTGATACCTCGACTAGTAGCAAGCTCCGAAGTGGACAGCCCAAATCGGCGTTCCTCCCAAGCCGGAGCTTAG
- a CDS encoding radical SAM protein, with protein MRIKMILPALTEAKSPLFRPIKYSLFPPLGLATLAAYAAADDEVTITDEHVEKLRTDDAPDLVVIQVYITSALRAYRLADAYRAKGCYVVLGGLHVTSLPDEAAVHADTIFLGPGEDTWPQFLKDLRAGQAQGRYQSANRTLLGIPPVRRDLIKRHLYLVPNSIVVSRGCPYVCDFCYKEAFFRGGKSFYTQTVDAALSQIERLPGKHLYFLDDHLFGNVRFAAALFEGMRGMGRLWQAAGTVNSVLAPDLLEKAVTCGLRSLFVGFETTDVENLHEQRKVQNIRRDYSAAIRRLHDLGVMVNGSFVFGMDHDDSSVFERTVEWAISQGIETATFHILTPYPSTALYHRMVSEGRLLHSNWDDYDTRHCVFRPKRLRPEELEEGYWRAYDDFYRWGSILRGAWTKPSWIPRFRHLAYAGAWKKFEPLWDLIIRAKQVNRVLPFLESVLDHFRNEQMTSQNGTRSESARSTPQFAAAEWFD; from the coding sequence ATGCGTATCAAGATGATCCTGCCGGCGTTGACGGAAGCAAAAAGCCCGCTGTTTCGGCCGATCAAGTACTCGCTGTTTCCCCCGCTCGGATTAGCGACGCTCGCGGCCTATGCCGCTGCCGATGACGAGGTCACCATCACGGATGAACATGTTGAGAAGTTGCGCACCGACGATGCTCCTGATCTGGTCGTGATCCAGGTGTACATAACCTCGGCGCTGCGCGCGTATCGCCTTGCCGACGCGTATCGTGCGAAAGGCTGTTACGTCGTGCTCGGAGGGCTGCACGTCACCTCTCTGCCCGACGAAGCCGCCGTACACGCTGACACGATCTTCCTCGGTCCTGGCGAGGACACGTGGCCACAATTTCTGAAGGATTTGCGCGCGGGCCAGGCGCAAGGGCGGTATCAGTCAGCCAACCGAACGTTGCTCGGCATACCTCCCGTTCGCCGCGATCTGATCAAACGGCATTTGTATCTGGTGCCGAATTCAATCGTCGTGTCGCGCGGATGCCCTTATGTCTGCGATTTCTGTTACAAGGAAGCATTCTTTCGCGGCGGAAAATCGTTCTACACGCAAACTGTCGACGCAGCGCTATCGCAGATCGAGCGGCTACCCGGCAAACATCTCTATTTTCTCGACGATCACCTCTTCGGCAACGTGCGCTTCGCCGCTGCGCTCTTCGAAGGCATGCGCGGCATGGGTAGATTGTGGCAAGCGGCAGGGACCGTCAATTCCGTACTCGCGCCAGACTTGCTCGAAAAGGCCGTGACTTGTGGTTTACGGAGCCTCTTTGTTGGCTTCGAAACTACGGATGTCGAAAACCTTCATGAGCAAAGGAAAGTGCAGAACATTCGCCGTGACTACAGCGCTGCTATCCGGCGTCTGCACGATCTGGGCGTAATGGTCAACGGCAGCTTCGTCTTTGGCATGGATCATGACGATAGCAGCGTTTTCGAGCGCACAGTGGAGTGGGCGATCAGCCAGGGGATTGAAACGGCGACGTTTCACATCCTTACCCCGTATCCAAGCACAGCTCTGTATCACCGGATGGTCAGCGAAGGACGCTTACTGCATAGCAATTGGGATGACTACGACACGCGCCATTGCGTCTTCCGTCCGAAGCGTCTGCGGCCGGAAGAATTGGAAGAGGGATACTGGCGTGCCTACGACGATTTCTACCGTTGGGGTTCTATCCTTCGCGGCGCCTGGACCAAGCCTTCGTGGATTCCGCGTTTTCGGCATCTCGCGTATGCGGGAGCATGGAAGAAGTTCGAACCATTATGGGATCTGATCATCCGCGCAAAGCAGGTCAACCGCGTGCTTCCGTTTTTGGAGTCGGTTCTCGACCACTTTCGGAATGAGCAAATGACTTCCCAGAACGGCACCCGAAGTGAATCAGCAAGATCCACTCCGCAATTCGCTGCGGCGGAGTGGTTTGATTGA
- a CDS encoding group III truncated hemoglobin produces MQYSTPPTVSLPSEEQIKELVDCFYSRLRQDELLSPVFARAIGDQWEEHLTKMSDFWSTVVLASRRYKGNPMQVHIELPRLNQHHFDRWLALWRVTTSELLDQAHAEIFIKKAEFMAERLLSAIDLYHDFPAAEVVSPN; encoded by the coding sequence ATGCAGTATTCCACTCCTCCGACTGTCAGTCTCCCAAGCGAAGAACAGATCAAAGAACTTGTCGATTGTTTTTACTCGCGCCTCCGTCAGGACGAGCTTCTGAGCCCGGTTTTTGCCCGCGCCATCGGCGACCAGTGGGAAGAACATCTGACCAAGATGTCTGACTTCTGGTCCACTGTGGTGCTCGCCTCGCGCCGCTACAAGGGAAATCCCATGCAGGTGCACATAGAGCTGCCTCGGCTCAATCAACATCATTTCGATCGCTGGCTCGCCCTCTGGAGGGTGACCACTTCCGAACTACTCGACCAGGCGCACGCCGAAATATTCATAAAGAAGGCGGAATTCATGGCTGAGCGCCTGCTTTCGGCAATCGATCTGTACCACGATTTTCCAGCGGCAGAAGTTGTAAGTCCCAACTGA
- a CDS encoding DUF1801 domain-containing protein, with product MKKQQPKRSSRSKASNRSKTVDEYLESINGPGREMLTKMRSTIRSVVPRDATEVISYGIPAFKQKKILVWYAAFAHHCSLFPGGAVLKEMKDEIEGFVTSKGTIQFPIEKPLPVALVKQIVKKRLAQVHQKA from the coding sequence ATGAAAAAGCAGCAACCCAAGCGCAGTTCAAGATCAAAAGCGAGCAATCGCTCAAAGACAGTGGATGAGTACCTCGAAAGCATCAACGGGCCAGGCCGAGAGATGCTGACGAAGATGCGCTCGACCATCCGCTCCGTCGTGCCGAGGGATGCAACCGAGGTGATCAGTTATGGCATTCCAGCATTCAAACAGAAGAAAATACTGGTCTGGTATGCAGCATTTGCGCATCACTGCAGTCTGTTTCCCGGCGGTGCAGTGCTCAAAGAAATGAAGGACGAAATCGAGGGGTTCGTCACGTCCAAAGGAACGATTCAGTTCCCAATCGAAAAACCACTGCCTGTCGCGCTCGTAAAGCAGATCGTCAAGAAGCGATTGGCGCAGGTACATCAAAAAGCTTGA